A stretch of DNA from Malus sylvestris chromosome 9, drMalSylv7.2, whole genome shotgun sequence:
GTTGAAATCTTCAACTTATGCGTATAAATCTCATCTCATCGAGACATTCCTGTGTTTTTGTGGTTTGACTTCAATTTGGTACCTTTCTTTAGCATATAACGAGCTCTTTAATCCCTTATTTATTGGTTTGATTACATTATTAAACACTTTTGAAGAGCAGCTACCGGCTGAAACGGTTGGAGAGGAGCAACCGCTGAAACGGTCTCCCGGAAATTACTTTCTTTTTGCGCCTCAGGAATCAAGATTTCGAAGAACTATGAATCTAAGAATGTCAATTTATTGAAGACGAATCTGTAcaatttgaaagaaaacatcaaaattttCAGAGCTCTGGTGAACTGCTAATATACAACATAAACTTATAATCTTCATGTAACCTAATAGCTTCAAGCCTTCAACTATAACTTCTTGCTATGATATGCTTTCTTTTGAAGCAGAAAATTCTCAAGTTGGAAATCACCGTGGACCGGAGAGTTCCATTGCTTGTACGAGTAGCGAGGAGTCGTCAGTGAGATCGGAGTATCTGTCTGAGGACGAGAACTCGGGGGCTTTGGACTTTGCTGATTCTGCTTTCTGAGAGGCTTCCCATCTTTCCACAAGTCCGTCACCTTCAAGCATCCTTACCACTTCAGACATTTTCGGTCTGTGGCTGGGAAGGTACTGTGTGCACAAGAGTGCCACTTGAACCATTTCCTCAAGCTCAATCCTGTCATAGTTGGTTTTCAGATCCTTGTCCACAAGCATCTCAAGCTTCTTTTCGTGATGAATCCTTTTAACCTGTGATCAAATAAACGATAAACGTCAGATAAATGAAGTAAAATCTCAGGTCTGGACTTATTAAATTAGACAACAGTCCAACATATTACGTCTTTCAAGTTCGATCTAGAGCGGTGGGACTCTACAGTACTAGCATGGACTTGATACCAATTATTTCCAGTCCCAGCCACCAAACGAGCTTTATGCAATAGTAAGAAGCAAATGAGATTTGTGTGCTCACCCAATCAAGTATTGCTCCTTTCTGGTTAGCTGCCTTGCCAAATTCCAGTGCTCTCTGGCCTGTGATTAGTTCAAGTAGAAGGATACCAAATCCAAAAACATCAGTTTTCTCAGAGGACTGGCCGGTGGAGAGGTACTCAGGGGCTATATGCCCCACAGTACCCCTAACAGCTGTGGTGACATGTGAGTCTTGGTGATCCAGAAGCTTTGCCAACCCGAAATCTCCCACCACAGCTTCACAGTAGTCATCAAGAAGTATATTTGCAGCCTTCACATCCCTATGGATTATTTTCGGATCACACTGCTCATGAAGGTACAACAATCCTCTTCCAGCTCCCAAGGCAATGCGCTTCCTAGTGCCCCAATCCAAGACCGGTTTCCCTGAAAAAAGATCGATAAGATTTGCAATTAGCTACACATCATAGGGATTCTAAATGGACCGATTACAGTTAGTTTGAGCTGTTGATATCTTACCTTTGAGACGGGAAGCAACGCTGCCATTGGACATGTATGGATAAACTAGAAGTCTTTCGGTTGGTGTGATGCAAAAGCCGTATAGCCTGAGAAGGTTGCGGTGAACTGCTAGGCTGATCATTTCAACTTCAGTCTGGAATTGAATCTCTCCACCAAGTGCACTGCCATCTTTAAGCCGCTTGACCGCTACAAAAGTCCCATCTTGGAGAGTTCCTTTGTACACATGTCCAAATCCACCTTTTCCTAGTATGTTCTTGCTGCTGAAGTTGTGTGTTGCAATCTGAAGTTCTCTGAAGTGGAATCTCTTCAGGTTCCCAAGGGAAATTTCCTCGTGATGCCGGTCTGAAATTTCATAATACACGTCATTAGGTAGAGGGTTGGTTATCCAATTACTTTCTCAGAACACAgattttttcatccaaaaagtaCCTTTAACACCGAAGAATGCCTGCTGGTTGCGCCTTTGCCTCCACCATATAACTGCTCCAAATCCAAGAACAATCAGGCAGAGGCACCCTAGGCTCAAACCAAATGCAAGTGCTCTTTTGTGACTTTTAGGTCCCCTGGGAAAAGCagcttgaaaagaaaaaatcaaaatgaagtTAGCATCAGAACAAGTATcgcacaaaaaattgaaattgtgaACTTTGTGGAAGCCGGAAGTAGTTTATGCATAGTCTCTGCATAATGAATTAATGCAAACTCCATACTTTGTGTAGTATTCAAGTTCATCGACATTGGCAACAGTGTCGTCCCATTGCATTCTGCTTCAGACCCCGTTGCGCAGATCAGAGGATTTCCAATTATGCTGCAACACCAGCAAAGAGAGGGGGTGGAGAGAGTTTAGCAATCAATTCTCtgttatgagagagagagagagagagagagagagagagagagattacttGAATGTTTTAGCAGCAAATCTAGGTACAGGGCCACTCAGGTTATTGTAGGACAGATCTCTGGGTTGCACAAACCACAGAATAACAAAATCTCACTTCAGAAACACAATTTTAAAACTATATATGTGGGTGTAtagatacatatatacatatatacgtaTAAAAGAATAAGATAGATAGGGGGGAGAGATTTACAGAAAGGCAAGCTGGCTCATGTTAGCCAACGAAACCGGAAATGCTCCACTGAGACTGTTATTGTTGAGCCTCCTAAACCCAGTTGAAATAATCTACATTAGCCTTATAAAACAAGTAGAAAATATACTTGAATTCATGTGCATGGATGACAAAATGCTTACAAGTATTGGAGGCTTCTCAGGTGACCTAAAGAGGAAGGAATTGCCCCAGTAAACATGTTATTGGAAATATCAAGTGTATGAAGCTTTGAGAGCTTCTCAATCTCCGAAGGGATCGCTCCCGTTATGTTGTTGTTCTGTAATAGCCTGTAAAGTAGCAGAAattcagaaaaataaaacaCCATAACTTAATTAATTCCATGAGAACAAAAAAAGCATTGAGATTtggcatttttttttaagaacttaCACAATCTGAAGATTTGTTAAGTTGCCTATGCTCGGAGAAAGAGTGCCTGATAAACTTTGGCTTGGAGTCCCTCTGCAAAAACACCATTTCAAATTCCAATTACTTCGTAATCCACTCATTAAATTTATGATGTTCTACTAATTAAACATGTAGCtatcataaaatttaaattttcctaaaaaaatactCACAGGCCAATAACTAGGCTTTCAGGGGAGCAAGTGACCATAGTCCAGCTACATGGATCAACAGAATCATCATCCCAGTTATCTAAAACTCCATGAGGATCCACCAGAGAGCCTTTGATGCCCATTAAAGCTTGCACTGAGATGAAAAAAACCCAGTTGAGGATTCTGCAAGTTACCTCCAAAGTTACAGCTTTCGAAGAAAGAAATCCATTTTTTGCAGAAAATTTTGCAACTTACCTTCAAAGTTTACACCTTTGGGAGAAAGCAATCCATTCCCACATGTGAAAGACCACAGAAATGCCAGAAAACAGAGAGCAGCTTTTGTTCCTCCCATTCCCATTCCCATCCCCATTCCCATTGCTTCAAATGGCACAAGCATAACCCAGAAGCTGAAAGCTGCTTATGGTGACTGAGAGTGCTTTTGGGATGACAAAATCTCAATtgggtttgttttgtttaagttgtatgatcTTCAAATTGCAACCACTTTTCTCGttgctctcttctctctctctgtccaTGCGGGAATCCCATTCACCGAAACTGTGTGTCAGGAGGAGCCAAGAAAAAGTCACTTCTTTTGGGGGTATAAAAAAGACACTAGCATGCCTGTCATTGAGTCATGAGGCTGTGAgggaaattatatatatataaatggcTCTAATTCTAATCCTAAAGTGAGaacaatttgtcctttttgATCCGAAAATAGTGGATAACTGTGACGTAccatcaaggtctaaaatatcgatattatcccgatatttctatcgaaatttccgtgtttttggactaccgatatttccgatatcatcgatattttagaccttgataggaactctatgtggtactaactactaagtcactcatgtatcttaccatgcaatgtataaagtgtaaaatattgtactaattcattatatataaatgattatgatgtgtttaaacttatttcattaattactacatattttctacactcacaatgtttacCAGCTCGctttataatcaacttaaatcagttaaatccatcatgcaatgcatttccttccaattttttgtgataaactaatagataattgactaaataaacatcctacaaagtttcaataaaaatttccaagtttt
This window harbors:
- the LOC126582992 gene encoding protein NSP-INTERACTING KINASE 1-like; amino-acid sequence: MLVPFEAMGMGMGMGMGGTKAALCFLAFLWSFTCGNGLLSPKGVNFEVQALMGIKGSLVDPHGVLDNWDDDSVDPCSWTMVTCSPESLVIGLGTPSQSLSGTLSPSIGNLTNLQIVLLQNNNITGAIPSEIEKLSKLHTLDISNNMFTGAIPSSLGHLRSLQYLRLNNNSLSGAFPVSLANMSQLAFLDLSYNNLSGPVPRFAAKTFNIIGNPLICATGSEAECNGTTLLPMSMNLNTTQTAFPRGPKSHKRALAFGLSLGCLCLIVLGFGAVIWWRQRRNQQAFFGVKDRHHEEISLGNLKRFHFRELQIATHNFSSKNILGKGGFGHVYKGTLQDGTFVAVKRLKDGSALGGEIQFQTEVEMISLAVHRNLLRLYGFCITPTERLLVYPYMSNGSVASRLKGKPVLDWGTRKRIALGAGRGLLYLHEQCDPKIIHRDVKAANILLDDYCEAVVGDFGLAKLLDHQDSHVTTAVRGTVGHIAPEYLSTGQSSEKTDVFGFGILLLELITGQRALEFGKAANQKGAILDWVKRIHHEKKLEMLVDKDLKTNYDRIELEEMVQVALLCTQYLPSHRPKMSEVVRMLEGDGLVERWEASQKAESAKSKAPEFSSSDRYSDLTDDSSLLVQAMELSGPR